A genome region from Cucumis sativus cultivar 9930 chromosome 4, Cucumber_9930_V3, whole genome shotgun sequence includes the following:
- the LOC101216036 gene encoding 26S proteasome non-ATPase regulatory subunit 14 homolog — MERLQRMFAGAGGSLGHPPPDSPTLDSSEQVYISSLALLKMLKHGRAGVPMEVMGLMLGEFVDEYTVRVVDVFAMPQSGTGVSVEAVDHVFQTNMLDMLKQTGRPEMVVGWYHSHPGFGCWLSGVDINTQQSFEALNQRAVAVVVDPIQSVKGKVVIDAFRLINPQTMMLGQEPRQTTSNLGHLNKPSIQALIHGLNRHYYSIAINYRKNELEEKMLLNLHKKKWTDGLTLRRFDTHSKTNEQTVQEMLNLAIKYNKAVQEEDELPPEKLAIANVGRQDAKKHLEEHVSNLMSSNIIQTLGTMLDTVVF, encoded by the exons ATGGAGCGGCTACAGAGAATGTTCGCCGGTGCCGGAGGTTCATTGGGGCACCCACCGCCGGACTCGCCCACTCTTGATTCGTCGGAGCAGGTCTACATCTCATCCCTCGCGCTTCTGAAGATGCTTAAGCACG GAAGAGCTGGGGTTCCTATGGAGGTGATGGGTCTGATGTTGGGGGAATTTGTTGACGAGTACACCGTGCGCGTGGTCGATGTATTTGCTATGCCGCAAAGTGGTACGGGTGTTAGTGTCGAAGCTGTTGATCATGTATTCCAGACCAATATGCTTGACATGCTTAAACAAACTGGACg CCCTGAGATGGTTGTGGGATGGTACCACTCTCATCCTGGATTTGGATGTTGGCTCTCTGGTGTCGACATCAATACTCAACAG AGTTTTGAAGCTCTTAATCAGCGAGCTGTTGCTGTAGTTGTGGATCCAATCCAAAGTGTCAAGGGAAAGGTGGTTATCGATGCCTTTCGTCTAATTAATCCTCAGACAATGATGCTTGGCCAAGAACCTCGTCAAACAACTTCAAACCTCGGCCATCTTAATAAACCATCTATTCAA GCATTAATCCATGGATTGAATCGCCATTATTACTCTATTGCAATTAACTATAGGAAAAATGAACTTGAAGAGAAGATGTTGCTTAATCTTCACAAGAAGAAATGGACTGATGGCCTAACACTTCGACGATTTGATACACACTCGAAAACTAATGAGCAGACTGTCCAG GAAATGCTGAACTTGGCTATCAAGTACAACAAGGCAGTACAAGAGGAAGATGAATTGCCACCAGAAAAACTTGCAATTGCAAACGTGGGAAGGCAAGATGCTAAGAAGCACCTGGAAGAACATGTCTCCAATTTGATGTCATCGAACATCATACAGACATTAGGAACAATGCTCGATACAGTTGTGTTCTAA
- the LOC101211504 gene encoding polyadenylate-binding protein RBP47 — translation MQNNGSDSQPQEPNQRHQQQPHPWIPPMQYPPPPMVMPHHMMTPQHYMAPPLPPPYMHYHHQYHHHHLPIQPSQPLKGSGSENKTIWVGDLHHWMDESYLHSCFSSVGEISSMKVIRNKQTGLSEGYGFVEFLSHTTAEKVLQNYSGMFMPSTEQTFRLNWATFSTGDKRSDNDPDLSIFVGDLAADVTDSLLYETFSSKFPSVKAAKVVIDANTGRSKGYGFVRFGDDNERSQAMTEMNGIYCSSRPMRIGAATPRKSSGYQQQHSSQGGGYSTNGYFSQGLQSEGDSANTTIFVGGLDPNVTDEDLRQPFSQYGEIVSVKIPVGKGCGFVQFANRNDAEEALQKLNGTVIGKQTVRLSWGRNPANKQFRDFGNQWNGAYYGGHIYDGYGYGLASPHDPSMYHAAYGAYTVYGNHQQQVEQMKLL, via the exons ATGCAAAACAACGGTTCTGATTCGCAGCCACAGGAACCAAATCAACGGCATCAACAACAGCCGCACCCATGGATACCGCCAATGCAGTACCCGCCGCCGCCCATGGTAATGCCGCATCATATGATGACGCCACAGCATTATATGGCGCCGCCGTTACCGCCGCCGTATATGCATTATCATCATCAATATCACCACCATCATCTCCCTATTCAACCTTCGCAACCGCTGAAGGGATCTGGTAGTGAAAATAAGACGATTTGGGTCGGTGACTTGCATCATTGGATGGACGAGAGTTACCTCCATTCCTGCTTCTCTTCTGTCGGCGAG ATTTCGTCTATGAAAGTCATTCGTAACAAGCAAACGGGTTTGTCTGAAGGGTATGGATTTGTAGAATTTTTATCTCATACAACTGCTGAGAAAGTTCTTCAGAACTATTCGGGAATGTTCATGCCAAGTACAGAGCAGACTTTCCGCCTGAATTGGGCGACATTTAGTACTGGTGACAAGCGATCAGATAATGATCCCGATCTTTCTATTTTCGTTGGAGACTTAGCTGCAGATGTTACCGATTCTTTGTTGTACGAAACATTTTCTAGTAAATTTCCTTCTGTTAAAGCAGCAAAAGTTGTAATTGATGCCAACACTGGTCGTTCAAAGGGTTATGGTTTTGTGCGGTTTGGAGATGACAATGAAAGGTCTCAGGCCATGACTGAAATGAATGGTATATATTGTTCAAGCAGACCCATGCGCATCGGTGCTGCAACACCCAGAAAGTCTTCTGGATATCAGCAGCAGCATTCTTCACAAGGAg GAGGATATTCAACAAATGGTTACTTCAGCCAAGGTCTCCAATCTGAAGGAGATTCTGCAAATACAACT atatttgttggaGGGCTTGATCCTAATGTCACTGATGAAGACCTGAGGCAACCTTTCTCACAGTACGGTGAGATTGTATCTGTTAAAATACCAGTTGGTAAAGGATGTGGATTTGTCCAATTTGCCAACAG aaATGATGCTGAAGAGGCTTTGCAGAAACTAAATGGAACTGTAATTGGCAAGCAAACTGTTCGTCTTTCTTGGGGTCGAAATCCAGCAAATAAGCAG TTCAGAGATTTTGGGAACCAATGGAATGGAGCTTACTACGGAGGGCACATATATGATGGATATGGATATGGGTTGGCATCTCCTCACGATCCAAGTATGTATCACGCAGCTTATGGAGCTTATACTGTCTATGGAAACCATCAGCAACAAGTAGAACAGATGAAGTTACTTTAG
- the LOC101211749 gene encoding probable inactive heme oxygenase 2, chloroplastic, whose product MTLPESVSLHYFQLISSTHASVSSSTFLCPSRPLMNCKIVMTRKMSFRNGGALRLCCSDSNHSAPLTSTTAAATGGPAPPVLKRRKRYRREYPGESKGITEELRFVAMRLLNVNGKKLSGDAVDSSSEDEVGEKGDGDLALSDDDNDENGDGTQTWDPSLEGFLKYLVDSKLVFSTVERIVDESSDVAYSYFRKSGMERSEGLAKDLEWFREQGIVIPEPTIPGVSYAKYLEELAERSAPLFLCHYYNIYFSHIAGGQVIAKRVSERLLEGRELEFYTWAGDAEELLKNVREKLNMLGEHWSRDDRNKCLREATKTFRFLGQIVRLIIS is encoded by the exons ATGACGCTGCCGGAGAGTGTATCGCTGCATTATTTTCAACTAATTTCTTCAACGCATGCCTCTGTTTCTTCCTCCACCTTCTTATGTCCTTCAAGACCTTTGATGAATTGTAAAATTGTGATGACTCGGAAGATGTCATTCAGAAATGGAGGTGCTCTGAGGTTATGCTGCTCGGATTCAAATCATTCTGCTCCTTTGACTTCCACAACTGCGGCAGCCACGGGCGGCCCTGCTCCTCCAGTTCtgaagaggaggaagaggtACAGGAGAGAGTATCCTGGCGAGAGCAAAGGCATTACTGAGGAGTTGAGGTTTGTCGCCATGAGACTTCTTAATGTTAACGGTAAAAAGTTGTCTGGTGATGCTGTGGATTCATCCAGCGAAGATGAAGTAGGGGAGAAAGGTGATGGAGATTTGGCGTTGAGTGACGATGACAATGATGAGAACGGGGATGGAACACAGACTTGGGACCCGAGTTTGGAAGGATTCCttaaatatttggttgatAGTAAGCTCGTCTTCAGCACCGTGGAGCGAATCGTTGATGAATCCAGCGACGTTGCTT ATAGTTACTTCAGAAAATCAGGGATGGAACGTTCAGAAGGTCTTGCAAAGGATCTAGAATGGTTTCGCGAACAGGGTATTGTGATACCTGAGCCTACCATTCCAGGAGTTTCTTATGCCAAGTATCTGGAGGAACTTGCTGAGAGGAGTGCCCCTTTATTCCTTTGCCATTACTACAATATATACTTTTCACATATAGCAGGTGGGCAAGTGATAGCTAAACGG GTTTCTGAGAGACTTCTTGAAGGAAGAGAGCTTGAATTTTATACATGGGCTGGGGATGCAGAAGAATTGCTGAAAAATGTTCGTGAGAAGCTTAACATGCTTGGAGAG CACTGGTCTCGGGATGACAGAAATAAATGCTTGAGAGAAGCAACCAAGACATTCCGCTTTTTGGGACAGATAGTTCGTTTGATCATCTCATGA
- the LOC101212471 gene encoding 26S proteasome non-ATPase regulatory subunit 14 homolog: MERLQRMFAGAGGSLGHPPPDSPTLDSSEQVYISSLALLKMLKHGRAGVPMEVMGLMLGEFVDEYTVRVVDVFAMPQSGTGVSVEAVDHVFQTNMLDMLKQTGRPEMVVGWYHSHPGFGCWLSGVDINTQQSFEALNQRAVAVVVDPIQSVKGKVVIDAFRLINPQTMMLGQEPRQTTSNLGHLNKPSIQALIHGLNRHYYSIAINYRKNELEEKMLLNLHKKKWTDGLTLQRFDTHSKTNEQTVQEMLNLAIKYNKAVQEEDELPPEKLAIANVGRQDAKKHLEEHVSNLMSSNIIQTLGTMLDTVVF, translated from the exons ATGGAGCGCCTACAGAGAATGTTCGCCGGTGCCGGAGGTTCACTGGGCCACCCTCCGCCGGACTCGCCCACTCTTGATTCGTCGGAGCAGGTCTACATCTCCTCCCTCGCGCTTCTGAAGATGCTTAAGCACG GAAGAGCTGGGGTTCCCATGGAGGTGATGGGTCTGATGTTGGGGGAATTTGTTGACGAGTACACCGTGCGCGTGGTCGATGTATTTGCTATGCCGCAAAGTGGTACGGGTGTTAGTGTCGAAGCTGTTGATCATGTATTCCAGACCAATATGCTTGACATGCTTAAACAAACTGGACg tCCTGAGATGGTTGTAGGATGGTACCACTCTCATCCTGGATTTGGTTGTTGGCTGTCTGGTGTCGACATCAACACTCAACAG AGTTTTGAAGCTCTTAATCAGCGAGCTGTTGCTGTAGTTGTGGATCCAATCCAGAGTGTCAAGGGAAAGGTGGTTATCGATGCCTTTCGTCTAATTAATCCCCAGACAATGATGCTTGGTCAAGAACCACGTCAAACAACATCAAACCTCGGCCATCTTAATAAGCCATCTATTCAA GCATTAATCCATGGATTGAATCGCCATTATTACTCTATTGCAATTAACTATAGGAAAAATGAACTTGAGGAGAAGATGTTGCTTAATCTTCACAAGAAGAAATGGACTGATGGCCTAACACTTCAACGATTTGATACACACTCGAAAACTAATGAGCAGACTGTCCAG GAAATGCTGAACTTGGCTATCAAGTACAACAAGGCAGTACAAGAGGAAGATGAGTTGCCACCAGAAAAACTTGCAATTGCAAACGTGGGAAGGCAAGATGCTAAGAAGCACCTGGAAGAACATGTCTCCAATTTGATGTCATCGAACATCATACAGACATTAGGAACAATGCTCGATACAGTTGTGTTCTAA
- the LOC101222471 gene encoding uncharacterized protein LOC101222471 isoform X1: MLRAWARSRCSYRLIHLRRCSSSSSSSTAQKSIEGSNNLQNSHLVSPPAPILHRPQRSLLPSASPTSFSRTSIVTVSAAVVSALVASIVFLTSDSWSDRSHESYNHLYDGIEGAAQRSTDSFKKIFHHIKQTGVAASVLWQSLRSVMSSANHEVRSGFELRVAALLADIAAANASRRAAIVGAGGGAVVDWLLESVAVPRDGGGSQAESARALAYLIADPDVSASVLGRPRAVPNLLRFIFSCQPRRTKQHPRRSSFDISDSLKGRSMLVAAIMDIVTSNCDRLENLAFEPSLPAHAETRDIAAAIQVIEEGGLEFDEPNGGDDEDGGRGIKGIGIKILGGTTILGLSRVSGFVKLAYSDGGHVELVKNTSKTSVSEKHDSSLIANSSVVPGLWDDLHCEHVAVPFAAWALANWSMASELNRLHIHELDQDGHAVMTALMAPERSVKWHGSLVARLLLEDRNLPLNDSVSDWSSSLLSTVSHASKNDDIPLAQAALCAFLASVERFPEAQKKIMERGLHLMRDAAVRTQKHGEVQESLAKALELLSTGCMHLSAEESQRWSAILLQWVFGKISSESLRSSATKILSCILEDYGPSSIPISQGWLAILLTEILGSIKKPAANGATQLQNDKVKTKIEQSNIVFASQVASQLASAVVNLAVHQFGATTDSLDTSPLADLLSREPFVAPLKSIKKENSPKFDAADSAMATLKGIKALTEVCADDSSCQSRIADFGILFLLRRLLLCDDYEKLAAMEAYDASRVLEAQELVSNASGEPSLSEKKNDSSSVRVPPTAHIRRHAARLLTILSLLEKVQKEIFSDEEFCRWLEDCANGAIPGCHDAKLQSYARATLLNIFCINRRASENGSLSDSESAESTNRKKNCPRYDDMVFLINPELPHWKVHEEKEQDTVGKDESSLSQANFIDSDGAAVARHGNDNTSLSHVSQNDSRPDSPLVDVVFIHGLRGGPYKSWRISEDKSSTKSGLVEKIDQEAGKLGTFWPGEWLSSDFPRARMFTLKYKTNLTQWSGASLPLQEVSSMLLDKLVAAGIGDRPVVFVTHSMGGLVVKQMLYKAKTENIDNLVKNTVGVVFYSCPHFGSKLADMPWRMGLVFRPAPTIGELRSGSPRLVELNDFLRHLHKKGLLEVLSFCETKVTPIVEGYGGWAFRMEIVPIESAYPGFGELVVLESTDHINSCKPLSRTDPSYTETLEFLQKLKSRYG, translated from the exons ATGCTTCGTGCTTGGGCGAGAAGTCGGTGTTCTTATCGTTTGATTCATCTTCGTCGTTGCTCATCGTCGTCTTCGTCTTCTACTGCGCAAAAATCAATCGAGGGCTCGAATAATCTTCAGAATTCGCATCTAGTATCACCCCCGGCTCCTATTTTGCACCGTCCACAGAGAAGTTTGTTGCCTAGTGCGTCACCCACTTCTTTTTCTCGCACTTCGATTGTAACTGTCTCCGCTGCTGTTGTTTCTGCTTTAGTCGcttccattgtttttcttaccTCTGACAGTTGGTCTGATCGCTCCCATGAGAGTTATAATCATCTGTATGATGGGATTGAAGGGGCGGCTCAGAGATCTACCGATTCATTTAAGAAGATTTTTCATCACATTAAACAAACTGGCGTTGCCGCTTCGGTTCTCTGGCAGTCGTTAAGGTCGGTTATGTCGTCTGCCAATCATGAGGTTCGGTCCGGGTTTGAACTCAGGGTCGCGGCATTGCTGGCCGACATTGCTGCAGCCAATGCCAGCCGTAGGGCGGCGATTGTTGGGGCTGGAGGCGGTGCTGTGGTGGACTGGTTGCTCGAGTCGGTGGCGGTTCCTCGGGATGGAGGTGGAAGCCAGGCTGAGTCGGCCAGAGCGCTGGCCTACTTGATTGCTGATCCTGATGTGTCTGCTTCCGTCCTTGGTAGGCCTCGTGCTGTTCCAAATCTTTTGAGGTTCATCTTCTCATGTCAGCCTCGGCGAACGAAACAG CATCCAAGACGTAGTTCATTCGATATTTCTGATTCTTTGAAAGGTAGGAGCATGCTTGTGGCTGCCATCATGGATATTGTAACATCCAATTGTGATAGGTTAGAGAATCTAGCTTTTGAGCCATCTTTGCCTGCACATGCCGAAACTAGAGATATTGCAGCAGCTATTCAAGTTATTGAAGAGGGTGGTTTGGAATTTGATGAACCAAATGGCGGTGATGATGAAGATGGTGGAAGAGGAATCAAAGGAATAGGAATTAAGATTCTTGGAGGCACTACTATTTTGGGTCTGTCGAGAGTAAGTGGGTTTGTGAAGTTGGCATATTCCGATGGTGGTCATGTAGAACTGGTAAAAAATACATCTAAAACTTCAGTATCAGAGAAGCATGATAGCTCTCTCATTGCTAATTCTTCTGTTGTTCCTGGTTTGTGGGATGATTTGCATTGTGAGCATGTTGCTGTACCTTTTGCAGCGTGGGCGTTGGCAAATTGGTCAATGGCGTCAGAACTGAACAGATTGCACATCCATGAACTAGATCAAGATGGACATGCTGTTATGACTGCTTTAATGGCACCTGAAAGGTCGGTGAAATGGCATGGAAGTTTGGTGGCTAGGCTTTTACTAGAGGACCGTAATCTCCCGTTAAATGATTCTGTTTCTGATTGGAGCTCAAGTCTTCTTTCTACTGTTTCTCATGCAAGTAAAAATGATGACATCCCTTTGGCTCAGGCTGCTCTGTGTGCATTTTTGGCTTCTGTTGAACGTTTCCCTGAGGCACAAAAGAAGATAATGGAGAGGGGTTTGCATCTAATGAGAGATGCTGCTGTGCGGACCCAAAAACATGGAGAGGTTCAAGAATCGTTAGCAAAAGCATTAGAGTTACTGAGCACTGGATGCATGCATCTATCAGCTGAAGAGAGTCAGAGATGGTCTGCTATATTACTTCAATGGGTCTTTGGCAAAATTTCCTCTGAATCCTTGAGGTCTTCTGCAACTAAAATTTTGTCTTGCATCCTTGAAGACTACGGACCAAGCTCCATACCTATTTCTCAAGGATGGTTGGCCATATTGCTGACTGAAATACTAGGTTCTATCAAAAAGCCTGCAGCGAATGGAGCTACTCAGCTTCAAAATGACAAAGTGAAG ACGAAGATTGAGCAGTCAAACATTGTTTTTGCCAGTCAAGTTGCTAGTCAGCTAGCGAGTGCTGTTGTGAACCTGGCGGTACACCAGTTTGGGGCAACTACTGATTCATTAGATACCTCTCCGTTGGCAGATTTACTTTCACGTGAACCTTTTGTAGCTCCGTTAAAGAgtataaaaaaagagaatagtCCAAAGTTTGATGCAGCAGATTCTGCAATGGCAACGTTAAAGGGGATTAAAGCACTGACCGAAGTTTGTGCAGACGATTCTTCATGTCAGAGCAGAATAGCTGATTTTGGCATTCTCTTTTTGCTGAGACGCCTTTTGTTATGTGATGATTATGAGAAGCTGGCAGCCATGGAAGCTTATGATGCATCTAGAGTCCTTGAGGCTCAAGAACTTGTATCAAATGCCTCTGGGGAACCATCACTTtcagagaagaagaatgattCGTCTAGTGTCCGAGTACCCCCTACAGCTCACATCCGTAGACATGCTGCGCGGCTTTTAACCATCCTTTCACTTCTAGAGAAAGTCCAGAAGGAGATTTTCTCGGATGAAGAATTTTGTAGATGGCTTGAGGACTGTGCCAATGGGGCCATTCCTGGTTGCCATGATGCTAAACTGCAAAGTTATGCTAGAGCCACACTgttgaatatattttgtattaacCGTAGAGCTTCTGAAAATGGGTCTCTCTCTGATTCCGAGTCTGCTGAGTCTACAAACAGGAAAAAGAATTGTCCCCGTTATGATGatatggtttttttaataaatcctGAACTGCCTCACTGGAAGGTTCATGAAGAAAAGGAGCAGGACACTGTTGGAAAGGATGAATCTTCTCTTTCACAGGCTAATTTCATTGATAGTGATGGTGCAGCTGTGGCAAGGCATGGAAATGATAACACCTCTTTATCTCATGTGTCTCAGAATGATTCTAGGCCAGATTCTCCTTTGGTAGATGTTGTTTTTATTCATGGCCTCCGAGGTGGACCTTACAAGTCATGGCGCATATCTGAGGACAAATCCTCCACAAAATCTGGACTGGTAGAGAAGATTGACCAGGAGGCAGGGAAACTTGGGACGTTTTGGCCAGGTGAATGGCTTTCATCTGACTTCCCAAGGGCTCGTATGTTTACCCTTAAATACaag ACAAATCTCACTCAGTGGTCTGGGGCTAGCCTTCCTCTTCAG GAAGTCAGCTCCATGCTACTGGATAAGCTCGTCGCTGCTGGAATTGGGGATCGGCCTGTTGTATTTGTTACTCACAG CATGGGAGGGCTGGTTGTCAAGCAAATGTTGTATAAAGCCAAGACAGAAAATATCGATAACCTTGTGAAGAATACTGTGGGAGTT GTCTTCTATAGCTGCCCACATTTTGGCAGCAAACTAGCAGACATGCCTTGGCGAATGGGTCTTGTGTTCCGCCCTGCTCCTACT ATAGGAGAGCTGAGAAGTGGGTCTCCTAGATTGGTGGAGTTGAATGATTTTCTTCGTCACCTCCATAAGAAAGGATTGCTTGAGGTCCTTAGTTTCTGTGAG ACGAAGGTGACTCCAATTGTTGAAGGTTATGGAGGATGGGCTTTCCGAATGGAAATTGTTCCCATTGAATCTGCATATCCTGGATTCGGCGAACTAGTT GTATTAGAATCAACGGATCACATAAATTCGTGTAAGCCCCTCAGCCGCACTGACCCTTCATACACTGAGACATTGGAATttttgcagaaattgaaatcTCGCTATGGTTAG
- the LOC101222471 gene encoding uncharacterized protein LOC101222471 isoform X2, with protein MSASANETGRSMLVAAIMDIVTSNCDRLENLAFEPSLPAHAETRDIAAAIQVIEEGGLEFDEPNGGDDEDGGRGIKGIGIKILGGTTILGLSRVSGFVKLAYSDGGHVELVKNTSKTSVSEKHDSSLIANSSVVPGLWDDLHCEHVAVPFAAWALANWSMASELNRLHIHELDQDGHAVMTALMAPERSVKWHGSLVARLLLEDRNLPLNDSVSDWSSSLLSTVSHASKNDDIPLAQAALCAFLASVERFPEAQKKIMERGLHLMRDAAVRTQKHGEVQESLAKALELLSTGCMHLSAEESQRWSAILLQWVFGKISSESLRSSATKILSCILEDYGPSSIPISQGWLAILLTEILGSIKKPAANGATQLQNDKVKTKIEQSNIVFASQVASQLASAVVNLAVHQFGATTDSLDTSPLADLLSREPFVAPLKSIKKENSPKFDAADSAMATLKGIKALTEVCADDSSCQSRIADFGILFLLRRLLLCDDYEKLAAMEAYDASRVLEAQELVSNASGEPSLSEKKNDSSSVRVPPTAHIRRHAARLLTILSLLEKVQKEIFSDEEFCRWLEDCANGAIPGCHDAKLQSYARATLLNIFCINRRASENGSLSDSESAESTNRKKNCPRYDDMVFLINPELPHWKVHEEKEQDTVGKDESSLSQANFIDSDGAAVARHGNDNTSLSHVSQNDSRPDSPLVDVVFIHGLRGGPYKSWRISEDKSSTKSGLVEKIDQEAGKLGTFWPGEWLSSDFPRARMFTLKYKTNLTQWSGASLPLQEVSSMLLDKLVAAGIGDRPVVFVTHSMGGLVVKQMLYKAKTENIDNLVKNTVGVVFYSCPHFGSKLADMPWRMGLVFRPAPTIGELRSGSPRLVELNDFLRHLHKKGLLEVLSFCETKVTPIVEGYGGWAFRMEIVPIESAYPGFGELVVLESTDHINSCKPLSRTDPSYTETLEFLQKLKSRYG; from the exons ATGTCAGCCTCGGCGAACGAAACAG GTAGGAGCATGCTTGTGGCTGCCATCATGGATATTGTAACATCCAATTGTGATAGGTTAGAGAATCTAGCTTTTGAGCCATCTTTGCCTGCACATGCCGAAACTAGAGATATTGCAGCAGCTATTCAAGTTATTGAAGAGGGTGGTTTGGAATTTGATGAACCAAATGGCGGTGATGATGAAGATGGTGGAAGAGGAATCAAAGGAATAGGAATTAAGATTCTTGGAGGCACTACTATTTTGGGTCTGTCGAGAGTAAGTGGGTTTGTGAAGTTGGCATATTCCGATGGTGGTCATGTAGAACTGGTAAAAAATACATCTAAAACTTCAGTATCAGAGAAGCATGATAGCTCTCTCATTGCTAATTCTTCTGTTGTTCCTGGTTTGTGGGATGATTTGCATTGTGAGCATGTTGCTGTACCTTTTGCAGCGTGGGCGTTGGCAAATTGGTCAATGGCGTCAGAACTGAACAGATTGCACATCCATGAACTAGATCAAGATGGACATGCTGTTATGACTGCTTTAATGGCACCTGAAAGGTCGGTGAAATGGCATGGAAGTTTGGTGGCTAGGCTTTTACTAGAGGACCGTAATCTCCCGTTAAATGATTCTGTTTCTGATTGGAGCTCAAGTCTTCTTTCTACTGTTTCTCATGCAAGTAAAAATGATGACATCCCTTTGGCTCAGGCTGCTCTGTGTGCATTTTTGGCTTCTGTTGAACGTTTCCCTGAGGCACAAAAGAAGATAATGGAGAGGGGTTTGCATCTAATGAGAGATGCTGCTGTGCGGACCCAAAAACATGGAGAGGTTCAAGAATCGTTAGCAAAAGCATTAGAGTTACTGAGCACTGGATGCATGCATCTATCAGCTGAAGAGAGTCAGAGATGGTCTGCTATATTACTTCAATGGGTCTTTGGCAAAATTTCCTCTGAATCCTTGAGGTCTTCTGCAACTAAAATTTTGTCTTGCATCCTTGAAGACTACGGACCAAGCTCCATACCTATTTCTCAAGGATGGTTGGCCATATTGCTGACTGAAATACTAGGTTCTATCAAAAAGCCTGCAGCGAATGGAGCTACTCAGCTTCAAAATGACAAAGTGAAG ACGAAGATTGAGCAGTCAAACATTGTTTTTGCCAGTCAAGTTGCTAGTCAGCTAGCGAGTGCTGTTGTGAACCTGGCGGTACACCAGTTTGGGGCAACTACTGATTCATTAGATACCTCTCCGTTGGCAGATTTACTTTCACGTGAACCTTTTGTAGCTCCGTTAAAGAgtataaaaaaagagaatagtCCAAAGTTTGATGCAGCAGATTCTGCAATGGCAACGTTAAAGGGGATTAAAGCACTGACCGAAGTTTGTGCAGACGATTCTTCATGTCAGAGCAGAATAGCTGATTTTGGCATTCTCTTTTTGCTGAGACGCCTTTTGTTATGTGATGATTATGAGAAGCTGGCAGCCATGGAAGCTTATGATGCATCTAGAGTCCTTGAGGCTCAAGAACTTGTATCAAATGCCTCTGGGGAACCATCACTTtcagagaagaagaatgattCGTCTAGTGTCCGAGTACCCCCTACAGCTCACATCCGTAGACATGCTGCGCGGCTTTTAACCATCCTTTCACTTCTAGAGAAAGTCCAGAAGGAGATTTTCTCGGATGAAGAATTTTGTAGATGGCTTGAGGACTGTGCCAATGGGGCCATTCCTGGTTGCCATGATGCTAAACTGCAAAGTTATGCTAGAGCCACACTgttgaatatattttgtattaacCGTAGAGCTTCTGAAAATGGGTCTCTCTCTGATTCCGAGTCTGCTGAGTCTACAAACAGGAAAAAGAATTGTCCCCGTTATGATGatatggtttttttaataaatcctGAACTGCCTCACTGGAAGGTTCATGAAGAAAAGGAGCAGGACACTGTTGGAAAGGATGAATCTTCTCTTTCACAGGCTAATTTCATTGATAGTGATGGTGCAGCTGTGGCAAGGCATGGAAATGATAACACCTCTTTATCTCATGTGTCTCAGAATGATTCTAGGCCAGATTCTCCTTTGGTAGATGTTGTTTTTATTCATGGCCTCCGAGGTGGACCTTACAAGTCATGGCGCATATCTGAGGACAAATCCTCCACAAAATCTGGACTGGTAGAGAAGATTGACCAGGAGGCAGGGAAACTTGGGACGTTTTGGCCAGGTGAATGGCTTTCATCTGACTTCCCAAGGGCTCGTATGTTTACCCTTAAATACaag ACAAATCTCACTCAGTGGTCTGGGGCTAGCCTTCCTCTTCAG GAAGTCAGCTCCATGCTACTGGATAAGCTCGTCGCTGCTGGAATTGGGGATCGGCCTGTTGTATTTGTTACTCACAG CATGGGAGGGCTGGTTGTCAAGCAAATGTTGTATAAAGCCAAGACAGAAAATATCGATAACCTTGTGAAGAATACTGTGGGAGTT GTCTTCTATAGCTGCCCACATTTTGGCAGCAAACTAGCAGACATGCCTTGGCGAATGGGTCTTGTGTTCCGCCCTGCTCCTACT ATAGGAGAGCTGAGAAGTGGGTCTCCTAGATTGGTGGAGTTGAATGATTTTCTTCGTCACCTCCATAAGAAAGGATTGCTTGAGGTCCTTAGTTTCTGTGAG ACGAAGGTGACTCCAATTGTTGAAGGTTATGGAGGATGGGCTTTCCGAATGGAAATTGTTCCCATTGAATCTGCATATCCTGGATTCGGCGAACTAGTT GTATTAGAATCAACGGATCACATAAATTCGTGTAAGCCCCTCAGCCGCACTGACCCTTCATACACTGAGACATTGGAATttttgcagaaattgaaatcTCGCTATGGTTAG